gcgtgggcttcagtagctgcagcacatgggctcaatagttgtggctcacaggctctaaagcgcaggctcaatagttgtggcgcacgggcttagttgctccatggcatgtgggatcttcctggagcagggatcgaacccgtgtcccctgcgttggcaggcggactctcaaccactgcgccacctaggaagccccatttactattttttattttaagatttttttttttttgatgtggaccatttttaaagtctttactgaatttgttacaatattgcttctgtttttatgttttggttttttggccatgaggcacatgggatcttagctcccccaaccagggactgaactggcaccccctgcattgggaggcaaagtcttaaccactggacggccagggaagtcccctccattTACTATTAAGACAACTGTTTACATTGTCACGCAAAGACTGTTTTGTCTCCACTCACACTTTGGATTTTGCAGCTCTTGTGCATAACAAAAGGGTCTTCTAGGTTTTTCCCAGGACAAAGGGATATTTACCCTGCCCTGAAGTCCAGTCAGGATGGAGTTCCAGGCAGTTGTTTCAGACAGCGGTCGCCACCAACTGATGCAGGGCAGCAGCCTCAgacaaaggaaagagaggagcTTTCGTTTCCTTTTGAAGGAGAAGGACGTTGTCAGAAGTGACCACAGGAGCCCTCCTAGCGTCAGACGGTTGGCCTGTTTCTGACTGGCAGCTGTTGTCTACAGGATGCATCGTGACTAAAGTAATCATCATAGCAAACATTTAGAGGCCCTATGCTGAGGGCTCCGAATCCAgaatctcacttaatcctcaggaCCATCTGAAGAAAAGAGCCTTAACACCTACttaacagaggaggaaactgacgGTCAGATAGATTAAGAAAGGTTCTCAAGCAAATGACTCAAGAGCAATGCTAATTCACACCTGCCAACCTCAAGCCTGTGCTTAGCCTCCACCTGCATTGCCTCCCCAACTACAGTACTGGTGAGTCTGGATGGGGTGGGTGGGCTTTGCTCCGATTAACTTGTGTACattaatgttaaatttttatttatttatatttaggtTAAGGGCTCAAAGTGAATTCTACAAGAAGGCTAAAGAGAAGCTATCTTTTCTCCCTGCCCAACCCCTGAGAAAGAGCAGCGGTTAGGGGTGGGGCCTCAGCCTGTAGCATTAGAACTGGTCCAGGGAGCCCCAAGCGATCAGAGTCACAGTTGAATTTGTCAGGGGATTCAACGCAGCTCTACCTTGAGATAACACACTTCTGGGTTGGCTTTTCTGCCCCAGTCAGAAGGCAAATTTCATGTTTTTGTAGTGATATTTATTAATAGAGCCCATGTTTATTCAGACCTGGCATATGGCTAGGGCTTTATATTGAAACCAATAACGAAAAGCCTGgaattcccattttctttcctattcctGGTGCTGtgaggagtcttttttttttttttttttttaatttaatttaatttaattttattttatttttttttggggggggtacatcaggttcaatcatctgtttttatacacatatccccgtattccctcccttccttgactcccccccatcgagtcccccccaccctccctgccccagtcctctaaggcatcttccatcctcgagttggactccctttgttatacaacaacttcccactgactattttacagttggtagtatatatatgtctgtgctactctctcgcttcgtctgtgAGGAGTCTTTTATCCCAgtgctgtatgatccagcaacaCACAGGGGGCAGGCAAGAGGCAGGCAACCTAATCTAACAAGGTGAGGGAGACAGCACACCTGCCTTCCAGATGCAGGGAGCGTTTATAAAAGGCAACAACGTATGTAAcaaatttccccccaaattacAATTCTCAGAGAGAGAGGGTTAGGAAAACAAGGTTAGAGAGAAGAGTGGCAGATGGGATAGGTGGATTCAATTAAGGCAAAGAACATCCGACAATTCCAGAGATGCCTCATTTTAATGGAACATGTCATTTTCTCCTCGTCACCTCCAGGTAACTCCCAACAATGGTCTAGGTAGGACGTCGGGTGCGCACACAGCGCCTCGACCCCAGCAGGAGTTTAATATCCTCAAATGAGAGAGCTGATattccctcttctcttcttttcaatAGTGTGGTGAAACAGTACATGAATCAGACTAAGCAAATGCAGGCTCcgtatttgatgcacatttcccCAAAACCAGGTGTTATTCAAATTAAATAGGTATTTTCCATTGTCATCTCCATTGAACTGATTTCTTTATTTGGTCTATGGGAGAGTCTCCATTTTAATTAAACCAACTGCTGTCATTTCTCTAAGGaagataataaaacaataaaaatatttacacccGTTTTATCTTCCTAAACATTAATCATGTGGGAAGAAGGTGTTACACCTTTGCTAGACAGTTTTATCACATAGACATTATACTAATGTGCTTTAAATTACTCTTTTGCAGGTCAATTTATCCCTATTAAGGATGTATAAGATTCTTGCTGTCACTAATAATATTTGTGACTATTTACTACCAAAAGGAGTTCAAGTCTGCAATAAATTTGCCATATACATAGTTGGTATGTAAGTATAGacatgtatataataatatatatatgcaccatgCTGACCCCACTACTACTCCCAACTGACCTCAATTTTCATCTAAAGTCAAGTATAAAAGTCTAGTAGTTGGATGAGCAATGCCTTCTTCACTCTCTGGCTCCCAGTAATGTAATTTAATTGACAGCCATGTTATCCCTAGTTATGAAGTCATAGGTGGGTTATAGTTTCACAAAGATGGTATTATTATCTCTATAGTCAGAGAAACTGTGGAAGGCTTAGAGTAGAAACTACAGTTATACCTCATAACTCTAACTGCGATAATGTATACGTGTTCTATCAGTTAAACATGGCAATGGTATTCAAAGTCTTATTTTGTAGAAATGCCAAATCACTTTTCCATTCCAGCCCATACTTTACTATGTTGCAAACTAAAATCCTCCTGGCTAGAAGGGAATAATATTTGGGTCATACCGTCTTCAGGGTGCTGGGCAGAAATAACTCGAGAAACTCAGTTGGGGTACTAAACGAATGTTAAAATAGTGAGCCATGGCTTTGTTTCTTCTGCACCTTAGATGCCCTCACTTTCCTTGATGAGAAACAAGCTTTGATTTTTCTTGAGTGACTTAAAGTGGCTCCCaggagaagaaacagaattttCTGGAAGCTCAAGTCACTGACTCCCAGCCCCTGGGCTTGAGTCCCTTCATCACTGTACCCTCCACATACCCCAAGGAGGGTAGGGTTGTAACAGCCGCCAGTGTGGTGGCATTGCTGTCAGTAAAGACTTTTTCCCAATAGTTACATCATGACTTTGCTGTTGGTGAACTCTCTGTAAAGTAGTGATTGAGTTTAAATAGCAAAAACTTGAGTACCCAAAGGATAAATTACCAAACGCAGTGTGTAGGAGATACTAGTGTAAACCAGTTGCATGAAGCTGGCAAAAAATTTCGAGAAGGATGATACAGAATTCACAGGAAGCTCAAAAGAGGAACAAGGGAACATTGCTCAGACTTTTCCTTCGTTAAACATTTTTCTAGTAAGTTTTCTGTTAACCCATCACTTTACATCCAAACCATTCTGTGTTCGTTATGTATTGCCAGGTAACAAGGTACTTAATTTAAAATGACGAGCATTAATGATCTTACTGTTTATGTGGGTCGGGAATAGAGATTTGACTTAGCTGGGTAACTCTGCCTCAGGGTCTTTCACAGTTGTGGGCcagggctgtggtctcatctcaaggcttgactggggaaggaTATGCCTGCAAACTCTCCTGGCTGTTGACAGGATTCAGCACCTTATGGGCCACTGAACAAcaagcctcagttcctcactgaCTGCTGGCCAGAGGCCTCCCTTAGCTCCTTGCCTCTCCAAAGGGCAGCTCACAACACTGCACTGGACTTCCCTTAGGGCGAGCCAGTGAGAGCAAGAGTAAGCAAAACAGAAGCCACAGCCTTTCTATATCCTAACCTCAGAAGGGACATCACTTTGCCACATTCTATTTGTTAGATGcaagtcactaggtccagcccaTACAGAAGGGGAGGGAATCACACAAGGGCATGCACGCCAAGATGTGGGGATCATTGGGGTCATCTTAGAGACCACCTaccacgtgtgcacacacagtgAGGAATCAGCaccaaaatggaatgaaaattgGAAAGCTGTAGGGGAAGAGGAAAATGTTCCAAGATCTAATTATTTCTACCTctgagctctctctctccctttccccaaatCCAGTCATACAACATACTCGCTGATGAGGCACTTACTTCACAGTGTCTCTCATACCTGTCTCCTCTTCTTCACCTGCACGAGACCACCAAAGTTCAGGCCTTCATTTTTTCATGTCATGCATTGCACAGCACTACTTTTCTAACCAGCTTCCATAGCCCAGCACATCCTGGACACCAAGGCCAAAGTAATCATTCTAAGTCACACTTTCTACTTATCCTTTTACAGAAAGCCCTTTAGTGGCTCCCCATTgtcaaacaaaacccaaattcttTAGGCTGCCATAAGATGCCTTCCATAATTTAACCCAGGCCTGACTACAAACTCATCACTCCCAAAACCCTAAATAATAGCCCACCATCCCAGGTAAACCACACTCAACACCCAAACCCACCACACTTACACTCAGCTTGAAGCCTCTGCTAACACCATCACTCCCCTTTCCCTTGGCAAGACCAGTCTTCACCTTACCATTATAAATCCTCCCCCATTTCCAAGATGCAGAGTAATTTCCTCTGTGTGTAATCTTTTCTGTGACACATTTTCCGATCACTCCAAACTAGATTTCAGTTCCTCCCATGGACAAGCACAGCTCTGAGAGACCACACCACTCACTGCCCTGGCCAGTCACTGGGTACATATCTTGTTTTTCCAAAGAGCTGGTAAGTTTCAcaccttccttcttcctcagagACCATCAGACTGCATCTCTACCATAGTTGGGCTGGGTCtcatttgcctttctctgctgGGGGTGGTAGTCCATGACAGGCAATACGTGTTGAAAAGATAGACGGAtgaatggttggatggatggatagatggatggaaatGCCAAGCACAGTGTCGGGCATATGATGAGGtcaataagtaataaatatttgctaacacCACAAATCCTTAAAATGAGAATCTCCACTCAGTGGCACCTTACCCATTTAGCGCTTCCTATGTCGGAAcccttcagggcttccctggtggcacagtggctaagaatctgcctgccaactcaggggacatgcATTCaagccatggtccaggaagatcccacatgctgcggagcaactaagccggttcaccacaactactgagcctgccctctagagccggagagccacaactattgagcccacacactgcaactactgaagcccattcgcctagaacccgtgctccacagcaagggaagccacagtaataagtctgcacactgcaatgaagagtagcctctgctcactgtaactacagaaagcccgcccacagcaatgaagacccagtgcagccaataaataaaaatttttctaaaaatatatataaaaaaatgaaccCTTCCAAAGAGAGCAAAGGCAAATGGAATTTATCTGAGTCTGACCAAAAACAAGCCCAttgaagcagatacagagaatggactggagaactcgaggtatgggagggggtggggggtgaaggggaaactgagaagaagcgggagagtagtacagacatatatatactaccaactgtaaaatagtcagtgggaagttgttgtataacaaagggagtccaactcaaggatggaagatgccttagaggactggggcagggagggtgggggggaatcgaggggggggcatcaaggaagggagggaatatggggatatgtgtataaaaacagttgattgaacctggtgtacccccaaaaaaaattaaaaaaaaaaaaaaaaaaaaaaaaaaaaaaaaaaaaaaaaaaaaaacaagcccaTTTACACAAACAGTGCAACTGGGCAGCTCCTCCTTCATTGCCCATCCTAACCCTGACTTTGAGGTACAGGATGCCAAGTACAGGGGCGTTAGATGACACAGCCAGAGGCAGATCTCAGTACAAAGCAACTTCAAATCCATGTGCTGggggaaatgaggaaaaaatatcgATTGTGGGGGAGTGTCCATATATTTTAGGTAATTCCTAgtaaattaaatgatttttttttgagataccACAAGACTTTCTAAGGCCTTTCCTGCCAACTCCTAGGGAGAGGGGGCAAGTCTCAAAGCTTCAAATGTCCAAAATCCAGAGGAAATTTAACGCTTCCTTTCTAGCTGGCCAAAGCAGTTAAGCCTGAAGTGAATTCTCCCAGGAATCGATTCCCGGCCGTAGGTTTCACGTGCTAATCCGGGCCACCCCCATCTCACAGTAGGGAGCGCTGGAAACGGCTCCAGGGGCTTGGCCAGCTAGGCAGCATCTTCTGAGAGTGGGTGAGTCCCCTCTCCCACTATCGTGATCCTGGAGCCCTGGTTCTCTGAGAGCCGGAGACATGCGGCGCGCGGAGAATCTGGGGGGACCCCGGCCCTGAGTTTTGAGCTTTGCACGCCTCGCGGGCCTGAGATGGGAAGGCAGCTCCTCTCGCCCCAAACTCACCTGCTTTTTAGAACCACTTCCATCTACCCACTGGTCTCAGCTCCCAGAGGCATCCGCGAATCCTCCGCGGCCCAAGGTCCAccatggaagagaagaaagggtgGAGGGAGTGgtggctgggaggagaggggtcCCCTCCCCGGCTTGGGGTGGTCgtcgggggaggggggctgctCGGCGGGGATCCTCGCCGGGGCGCCTCACCGTGCGCGGCAGGGACCGGCGAGAGAGGGACGCGCCAGAGGGGCTGCAGGCAAAAACTTTCCGTCCTCGAGCGCAACTCTGCGGGGAAGCCCACCCTTTCCCACGGCCCCAGGTCGCGCCTCTCCCAGGCCAcgccccgcccctccgcccctCCGCCCCTCCGCCCCTCCGTCCCGGGCTCGCGGCCGCGGCGCCGCAGCCTCCCAGCGCGGGCCGCAGCGGCCTGGGGTCCCggcgcgcggccccgcccccggcggcCGGCGTGCGGGCGGGCGTGCGGGCGCCGGGCCTCGGGGCGCCTCTCTGCTGCCCCTGACGGCCGCGGACGCCGAGCGCCGAGCCGAGCCGCGCCGGGCGCTGAACGCCGGCTCCGCCCCCTCGCTCTCTGCTCCTCCTCAgccgccctcctcccctccctccctccctccctccctccccctttcagAGCACTCAATGTCGGAACGTTCCGAAGATGACGTCGGAGCGTTCTCGAATCCCGTGTCTCTCGGCTGCTGCTGCCGAAGGAACAGGGAAAAAGCAACAAGAAGGAAGAGCAATGGCGACACTGGATCGCAAAGTGCCCAGTCCGGAGGCGTTTCTGGGCAAACCCTGGTCCTCCTGGATCGACGCCGCCAAATTACACTGCTCCGACAGTAAGAACCCCaccgcctcctcctccttttaTTACCCTGTAACCTTTCCATTCACCTAGAGCCACTgggaaaaagtgtgtgtgtggagagagagtgGCCCCCGGTGTCCTCCATGCTTCTCCCTCTctctaaataaatacacacagagacagatCATAAATGCACAGAGAGAGGCCCTGCTGCCagggctgtctgtctgtctgtctgtctgtgccCGCTCCCCGTGGCAGCCCGCGGGGTGGGCTTTCACAGCCCCACGGTGTATCCGTTTAAAAGGCTACTCTGTTGCTGCTTGCATAGTTTTTTTGGTACCTATCTGGGCCAGGTAGATGGAAATCCGGACTTGGGAGAAAATGTTGCATtgtcaatttttgaaaatttttcatattCAGTATTTATATCGATCTGTTTGCAAATAAacactctccctcccccccccccccgactttggctttcccccccttttttttctctttttttccttattttcttttttccttttctttttcatctgcaGATGTAGATTTAGAAGAGGCTGGAAAAGAGGGTGGAAAAAGCAGGGAGGTTATGAGGCTTAATAAAGAAGGTAAGTGGAGCTTACTGGCATTTTAGTGTTAGCATGTGTGGCAGAATCTTCACAGGATTTTGACTATAATGTGAATTGTTCTGCTGGGTACAGAGTGACTAAGGCTTGTCAAAAATTGAGCACGCCCAGGTGAATACTGCTTCACGTTAACTTCTTTCAAAGTATAAATACAACTGGGGGGTAGAGGGGGGCAGGCTGTTGAAGGCAGAAGTTTCCTGCACTTCAGCTGGAGTCCACATTTGGACCTTCTGATGCGTATCTGCCATTCGCCTCTGGAGCATCATTGCCAAatagtgggggggtgggggacatcGCTGAAATGAGGAGTGGGGCTCTCATCACAAGCATCCCAGCCTTCCTTGTGGGTAAATACACAACAATTTAATGAACCTGACATGGTCAGTCATCCCAGCAGCTACTTCACCACTCTCCACCGAAAGCCATGGTATATATGGCAAACCTTTGCAGCAAGTTACATTTGGCCCACTTTGTGTTGGGTCACAGATTGCTATATGGTGAGCAGGGTTAGGGGCATCTGTGTGTGCAGCCCCCAGCTGGTCACCCATCTCTGTTTCCCCAGCGTGGAAATACAGTACCTGAAATGGGACAGAGTGAGTAGCTAGGTCATCCCAGACAGAGGCAGGCGAGTGAAGCCACAGCCTACTGGAACTGGGCATCAAACACACATGGGCGTCATAAATAAATCATAGCCTATTCTCGTTTGCAAGTCTGCCATATGTAACTCTGGCCTATGGGCTTCACATGGAGCAACTCCGGAGGCCACTTTCTGCTGAACAAATGGATGTTTTCATTTGAATTGTGATTTACTAACTGTGTCTTGTAAACGTGGTTGGCTGaaattgggggtgggaggaggtgcaGGGGGGCAGAAGAGGTTGGCGGGAGATGTTGAAAGAGTTCAGGCATAACTAGGCCATAGGAGCCTGGCTCATCCAAAAATGAATGGAGACAAGGCTGTTAAACGCCAAAGTGTGGTCTCCCTCATAAACCGCGGTGTCACCCTGGTAGGCAGATGAAACCTGCTTGGAAAGGTTTGTGGATCATTTTGCAGATCACACCTTAGATAGTTGGTTTTCTGTGCCCAATCATTTCCTGACCATCCAGTGAGAGGAGAATTTGTGCTTCAGAATGACATGGAGGTTAAAATGCATGCATATTCAAGGACAGCTCTCTAGCATAATGTTTCTGCTAATTAAGCACTTTGGGAATGAAACCTTATTCTAAAGATGTTTGCCTCTAAATATCTTAGTGTGATCTTGACATGTGTCTTTAGGATGCACAGGGGAATGATGTCAAGTGGCCTTCTTACAAGTGGCAGCTTATTTGTGCACGATGTCCACGTGTGTTGGCATTGGAAAGTATCACTGGAGattgtttttcttcataaactCTTGACGTCTTTAAAAGCTTATGGGACTCAGTTGTCAGACCGCTGGCAATGAACAGGTTTCCACGAAAGAAGATGAGGCTGTGTAAACCTTTAAAGTTGAATAAAGGTCATAGTTTGGACCAGTATTAGTACCTCTCAGGCCTGGGTGATGGATTATGACTATACCACACAAAAATCATATTCTGCGCCCTCTGGGcttctctttcaaaaaaaaactcTTGTTCTCAGATTCTCTTTGCCTCATGAGAAATAGATtcttttatggaaaaaataaaaataaagctctcCTTTCTTCAGAAGTCACAAGTGATACATTCTGCTTATTATATCCTTTGTCCTGTAAAGGTACAAAGATTTAGCTCCTAATGAGATGCATTTGCATTAAGGACCCACACTGTTCAGCGTACCATGCAGTTGCTGAGTTTACCAAATAGCCATGTATGGGCTGAATCTCTTTGTTCATGGGCCTGATGGAGCAGGCCTGGGTTAGCAATTCCTGAAAGTCTTCCTGGTATGTGCACAGTTTTCTTTATGAGTAGAGAGTCCATATGTGAACTGTATGTCTCCTCCCCATGGTAAGGAGTTTAAAGGTTGAGCTAAGACTTGGTTTCAGGATGTTTGATTGCCGAGGTCCCCAGAAACACTGGTTGCCTTAGGCTTGCCGTTGGCCTTCTTGTTGGAGTCATCGTGTGGGAGGTCTCAGGATGGATACGTGGCTGTGGATGGATCTCTACAGGACACAGCGTGGCCTAGGTGTGATTGTGTTTCTCTGGGTGTGAGCATACATAGTTTGACCAGGATGTCATCAGTAGTAAGCAGGTCTTGAGATCTGTGCTTTAATAGCAACGAATGGATTACGTTTAGGAATTCCCATTATGAAATGAAGGTGTATGATCTAGATTTTGATATGGtttcttttattgtggtaaaataaacatcacataaaatgtatcattttaaccattttaaagtctaCAATTCAGTAATACTAAGTACATCCACAGTGTTGTACACCCCTCAGCACTATCCACTTCctgaactttttcatcatctcaaccAGAAATCCTGTCTCCATTATATAATTTTCCATTCCCCCTCACCCAGGCCTGAGCCCTGAAAACCTCTatcctattttctgtctctgtgaagaTGCCTATTCTAGCTACTATATATTTGCAATATGTGGCCCTTTGTGTccaacttctttcacttagcatcatgttttcatggttcatccatgtggcagcacatatcagaatttcattcctttttatggctgaataatattccattgtgtgtatagtccatggtttgtttatccatctgttgatggacatttggcttgtttttaccttttgactatcatgaataatgctgccatgaacattgtggtatgatATTGTTTATAGACTAAGCTCAGGGAAAAAAGTTAAgctgaaaaagtgaaaaaagaatcattttaccTTCCGCCTCCATCTGGCTGCAGCTTCAGATGATACAGGAAGGACTTGCAGACTTGGGAACAACCTGATTATGGTAATATAGTTCCTTCTCCATTCCTTGAACTTTTTTCTACTTCAGTTCTCCACCTATATCAGTATGAAATGTTAACTGAATGCTTTGAAGTTTCTGTAATAAACTCTTCACattcattgttattatttcatCCAAAGTTAGCTAAAATTATGGTCAAGAGGAATTTGGCAAATACATTTGAACCTTGCCAGATCATCCCCTGGGTTCAGAAGGTGTTGTTAATTCCGTGCTTGGGCGTGGGTACATGGGGTTATAGTGAGGGCAGCCTGAAGTGGTGAAGGGAGCAGGAGAGAAGACTTTGAGTCCACTTCCTAATTCCCGTATGTGACCTTGGGAACATCACTTCCCTTATCTGGGCCTGTTCTCTTTCTTATAAAGTAAGGGAGTGGATTGAAAGTCTCCTGAAGTCCCTTTGAGACCTCGAAACCTAAGTTTTTGTGTTGAGTGTACCTGCATTTGAGATGCAGTCATACTAGATAGGCTGTTTttgaagaaacttaaaaaaacaagaagaaacttaaaaaaacaaacaaaaaaacccctcaaaataCCTTGCACTACTACATactgtgtttattttctccttttataatcTCTTGGTAGCAAACATCACCGCATCTCGTACACAGGCATATTGTGCTGCAAATAGTTTGAGAATGGTATGTGGCCTTTAGGACTCTAAGAAAACTGAGGGTCTTAGTCCAAAACCCAGGGTGACATGTTCCCTGTAGTGGAGAGGGGATTGACCTCCATCAGCCTGGATCCATCAGGCACTGAGATTTCCTAAGAGAAGGGCTCCCAGAAACCTGATCAGCCTAATCTAAGATGTGAGCTGCCATTATGATAGAAAATTCCAAGGAAGGCCATTCATCTAGctaaccttttaaaataattttctcactCTAGCTTCATAGATTTATTGGAAGACTTTTTTCAAGCTAATTGGGTAAAAGCGCCATGATTTACAAAGATCTCTCCCTTTTCTAATTGCCTcacctgaactttttttttttaaagcatgtcaATTCATAAATAAGGACCAGGTGCACATGGCTCATAAGTGTCCTGGACTACATAAGTTTGGAGATAAtaacagggttgttgtgaggttttattgagataatacAAAGggcttagcacatagtaagcgCTTAATGAATATatgcctttcttattttttagatgTTATTGGAATTATCTTCATCATGTATTAATGAAGCTAGTTctggaaaattttattattataactagGATTTTTAACTAATCAGTGATGAACAGAAAAGatatactgaatcagaaatttcatttttagaataaaCCATGttatcataattttttaaggattttttattAACTGATTTCTGTGATATCCGTGCTTTTAATGGAGTACAGTTGATATGTAATCATAGATAAGTTTTATCAAGAGCTAGAGAAAAATACTTTGGCGGTTTGGGGCTTATGGCTGAGAAAGGTTTACAGATTTCTTTCTGGGGACCAGGAGgtctagaaaataatttttaaaatgattgataAGTTGTTTTATCTGATCATTGAGGATAGAAAGTCCTCAACGGGTCATTGTTTGCGTCTTTTGGAAGCCTACCCTCGTTACTTCAGGCGTTTGTCTGTGTCAGTGTTCCCAGGTGTTT
The window above is part of the Hippopotamus amphibius kiboko isolate mHipAmp2 chromosome 4, mHipAmp2.hap2, whole genome shotgun sequence genome. Proteins encoded here:
- the ATXN7L1 gene encoding ataxin-7-like protein 1 isoform X11 — its product is MTSERSRIPCLSAAAAEGTGKKQQEGRAMATLDRKVPSPEAFLGKPWSSWIDAAKLHCSDNVDLEEAGKEGGKSREVMRLNKEDMHLFGHYPAHDDFYLVVCSACNQVVKPQVFQSHCGRKQDKRNEGIFRNGAENSQAIEKKRV